A section of the Enterobacter sp. C2 genome encodes:
- the znuA gene encoding zinc ABC transporter substrate-binding protein ZnuA produces the protein MLHKNTLLCAAISTALMSLTLSPANAAVVASLKPIGFIAAAITDGVTQTEVLLPDGASEHDYSLRPSDVKRLQSADLVVWVGPDMEAFMQKPTQQLPAQKQLAIGELPDVKPLLMKGSEHDEDEHEGHDHHGENGDEHHHHGEYNMHIWMSPEVARLAAVAIHQKLVEVMPQSRAKLDANLRDFEAQLAETDKQVGTELAPVKGKGYFVFHDAYGYYEKHYGLTPLGHFTVNPEIQPGAQRLHEIRTQLVEQKATCVFAEPQFRPAVVESVARGTSVRMGTLDPLGTNIALSKTSYAQFLKQLSNQYASCLKGD, from the coding sequence ATGTTACATAAAAATACGCTTCTTTGCGCTGCAATCTCCACCGCTCTGATGAGCCTGACACTCTCTCCCGCCAACGCCGCCGTTGTCGCTTCGCTTAAGCCTATCGGCTTTATTGCCGCTGCTATTACCGACGGCGTCACTCAGACAGAAGTATTACTGCCGGACGGTGCGTCTGAGCATGATTACTCATTGCGTCCTTCGGATGTAAAACGCTTACAAAGCGCGGACTTAGTGGTTTGGGTCGGGCCGGACATGGAAGCCTTCATGCAGAAGCCGACCCAGCAGCTGCCCGCGCAGAAGCAGCTGGCCATTGGCGAGCTGCCAGATGTGAAGCCGCTGCTGATGAAAGGCAGCGAGCATGACGAAGATGAGCATGAAGGTCATGACCACCACGGAGAAAATGGTGACGAACATCACCATCATGGCGAGTATAACATGCACATTTGGATGTCACCGGAGGTAGCCCGCCTGGCTGCGGTTGCAATCCATCAAAAATTAGTGGAAGTTATGCCGCAAAGTCGAGCCAAGCTTGACGCCAACCTGCGCGATTTTGAGGCACAATTGGCCGAAACCGATAAGCAGGTCGGCACTGAGCTCGCACCCGTGAAGGGGAAAGGGTATTTCGTTTTTCATGATGCCTATGGCTACTACGAAAAACACTATGGTCTGACGCCGCTCGGCCATTTCACCGTTAACCCTGAAATTCAGCCCGGTGCGCAGCGTTTACATGAAATCAGAACACAGTTAGTTGAGCAAAAAGCAACCTGCGTTTTTGCTGAGCCACAGTTCAGGCCAGCGGTCGTTGAATCTGTTGCGAGAGGAACATCTGTGCGAATGGGGACTTTAGATCCTCTGGGCACCAATATTGCGCTGAGTAAAACCAGCTACGCGCAATTTTTGAAACAACTCTCAAACCAGTATGCGAGCTGCCTGAAAGGAGATTAA
- the znuC gene encoding zinc ABC transporter ATP-binding protein ZnuC: MTNLVSLENVSVSFGQRRVLSDISLALQPGKILTLLGPNGAGKSTLVRVVLGLVAADSGTIKRDKALRIGYVPQKLHLDATLPLTVSRFLRLRPGTRKDDILPALKRVQAGHLIDAPMQKLSGGETQRVLLARALLNAPQLLVLDEPTQGVDVNGQVALYDLIDQLRRELNCAVLMVSHDLHLVMAKTDEVLCLNHHICCSGTPEVVAMHPQFISMFGPRGAEQLGIYRHNHNHRHDLQGRIVLRRGNGNS, encoded by the coding sequence ATGACAAATCTTGTTTCACTGGAAAATGTATCCGTCTCCTTTGGCCAACGCCGCGTCCTGTCTGACATTTCGCTGGCGCTGCAGCCTGGAAAAATTTTAACCCTGCTGGGCCCAAACGGTGCAGGAAAATCTACCCTGGTACGGGTCGTGCTGGGCCTGGTAGCAGCCGATTCCGGGACAATCAAGCGCGATAAGGCACTGCGCATTGGTTATGTTCCGCAGAAGCTGCATCTGGATGCCACCCTGCCTTTAACCGTTAGCCGCTTTTTGCGCCTGCGTCCGGGTACACGCAAAGACGATATTCTTCCGGCCCTTAAGCGCGTGCAGGCCGGACACCTGATTGACGCTCCGATGCAAAAGCTTTCCGGCGGCGAGACCCAGCGCGTGCTGTTAGCCCGCGCTCTGCTTAACGCGCCGCAGCTGCTGGTGCTGGATGAGCCCACCCAGGGCGTAGACGTGAACGGCCAGGTGGCGCTGTACGATCTGATTGACCAACTGCGCCGGGAGCTGAACTGCGCCGTACTGATGGTTTCTCACGATCTGCATCTGGTGATGGCGAAAACCGACGAGGTGCTGTGCCTCAACCACCATATCTGCTGTTCCGGCACGCCAGAGGTGGTGGCGATGCATCCGCAGTTTATCTCGATGTTCGGCCCGCGCGGTGCTGAGCAGCTGGGCATCTATCGCCATAACCATAACCATCGCCATGATTTACAGGGCCGTATCGTACTGCGCCGGGGAAATGGAAACTCATGA
- the znuB gene encoding zinc ABC transporter permease subunit ZnuB, which produces MIELLLPGWLAGIMLACAAGPLGSFVVWRRMSYFGDTLAHASLLGVAFGLLLDVNPFYAVIAVTLLLAGGLVWLEKRPHLAIDTLLGIMAHSALSLGLVVVSLMSNIRVDLMAYLFGDLLAVTPDDLIILGVGVAIVLGILLWQWRSLLSMTISPDLAFVDGVKLQRVKLLLMLVTALTIGVAMKFVGALIITSLLIIPAATARRFARTPEQMAGIAVVVGVLAVTGGLTFSAFYDTPAGPSVVLCAAALFIFSMMKKPAQ; this is translated from the coding sequence ATGATTGAACTACTTCTGCCCGGCTGGCTGGCCGGGATAATGCTGGCCTGTGCCGCAGGCCCGCTGGGCTCCTTTGTGGTCTGGCGTCGCATGTCCTATTTCGGCGATACCCTCGCCCACGCGTCGCTGCTCGGCGTCGCCTTTGGTCTGCTGCTGGACGTCAACCCGTTTTACGCAGTGATTGCAGTGACGCTGCTGCTTGCCGGCGGCCTGGTGTGGCTGGAGAAGCGTCCGCACCTGGCGATCGATACCCTGCTGGGCATTATGGCGCACAGCGCCCTGTCGCTGGGTCTGGTGGTGGTAAGCCTGATGTCGAACATTCGCGTCGACCTGATGGCCTATCTATTTGGCGATCTGCTGGCGGTCACGCCGGACGATCTGATCATCCTCGGGGTGGGCGTCGCGATTGTGCTTGGCATCCTGCTCTGGCAGTGGCGCAGCCTGCTGTCGATGACCATCAGCCCGGATCTGGCCTTCGTTGACGGGGTGAAACTGCAGCGGGTGAAGCTGCTGCTGATGCTGGTGACCGCCCTGACGATTGGCGTAGCGATGAAGTTTGTTGGCGCGCTGATTATCACTTCCCTGCTGATTATTCCCGCCGCGACCGCCCGCCGTTTCGCCCGTACGCCAGAGCAGATGGCCGGAATTGCGGTGGTGGTAGGAGTGCTTGCCGTCACCGGGGGTCTGACCTTCTCGGCGTTCTATGACACCCCCGCTGGTCCCTCGGTGGTGCTCTGCGCCGCAGCGCTGTTTATTTTCAGCATGATGAAGAAACCGGCGCAGTAA
- the ruvB gene encoding Holliday junction branch migration DNA helicase RuvB has product MIEADRLVSAGSVTQEEIVDRAIRPKLLDEYIGQPQVRSQMEIFIQAAKLRGDALDHLLIFGPPGLGKTTLANIVANEMGVNLRTTSGPVLEKAGDLAAMLTNLEPHDVLFIDEIHRLSPVVEEVLYPAMEDYQLDIMIGEGPAARSIKIDLPPFTLIGATTRAGSLTSPLRDRFGIVQRLEFYQVADLQHIVGRSARFMGLEMSEEGALEVARRSRGTPRIANRLLRRVRDFSEVKHDGTISADVAAQALDMLNVDAEGFDYMDRKLLLAVIDKFFGGPVGLDNLAAAIGEERETIEDVLEPYLIQQGFLQRTPRGRMATVRAWNHFGITPPAMP; this is encoded by the coding sequence ATGATAGAAGCAGACCGCCTGGTATCAGCAGGCAGCGTTACCCAGGAAGAGATCGTCGATCGCGCGATCCGTCCTAAGCTGCTCGACGAATACATTGGCCAGCCGCAGGTGCGCTCGCAGATGGAGATTTTTATCCAGGCGGCAAAGCTGCGTGGTGATGCGCTCGATCATCTGCTGATCTTCGGCCCGCCAGGCCTGGGTAAAACGACGCTGGCCAACATTGTCGCCAACGAGATGGGCGTTAATCTGCGCACCACCTCTGGCCCGGTGCTGGAGAAGGCAGGGGATCTCGCCGCGATGCTGACCAACCTTGAGCCGCACGACGTGCTGTTTATCGATGAGATCCATCGTCTGTCGCCGGTTGTGGAAGAGGTGCTCTATCCGGCCATGGAAGATTACCAGCTGGATATCATGATTGGCGAAGGCCCGGCGGCGCGCTCGATTAAAATCGACCTGCCGCCCTTTACGCTGATCGGTGCTACCACCCGTGCGGGCTCTCTGACCTCGCCGTTACGCGATCGCTTTGGCATCGTGCAGCGTCTGGAGTTCTACCAGGTCGCCGATCTGCAGCATATCGTCGGGCGCAGCGCACGCTTTATGGGGCTGGAGATGAGCGAAGAGGGTGCGCTGGAGGTGGCTCGCCGCTCCCGGGGTACGCCACGTATCGCCAACCGCCTGCTGCGTCGCGTGCGTGACTTCTCTGAAGTGAAGCATGACGGAACGATCTCCGCAGACGTGGCCGCCCAGGCGCTGGATATGCTCAACGTTGACGCTGAGGGCTTTGACTACATGGACCGCAAGCTGCTGCTGGCGGTGATCGATAAGTTCTTTGGCGGCCCGGTGGGGTTAGATAACCTTGCGGCGGCCATCGGTGAAGAGCGGGAAACGATTGAGGATGTGCTGGAGCCGTACCTGATCCAGCAAGGCTTTTTACAGCGCACCCCGCGCGGACGGATGGCGACGGTAAGAGCCTGGAACCACTTCGGTATTACGCCGCCGGCAATGCCATAA
- the ruvA gene encoding Holliday junction branch migration protein RuvA, with the protein MIGRLRGIIVEKQPPLVLLETSGVGYEVHMPMTCFYELPDAGQEAIIFTHFVVREDAQLLYGFNNKQERTLFKELIKTNGVGPKLALAILSGMSAQQFVNAVEREDPNALVKLPGIGKKTAERLIVEMKDRFKGLHGDLFTPAADLVLTSPAGPSADDAEQEAVAALVALGYKPQEASRMVSKLARPDASSETLIREALRAAM; encoded by the coding sequence GTGATAGGCAGACTCAGAGGCATTATTGTCGAGAAACAACCCCCGCTGGTGCTGCTGGAGACCAGCGGCGTAGGCTATGAAGTGCATATGCCGATGACCTGCTTCTATGAGCTACCGGATGCTGGGCAGGAAGCGATTATCTTCACCCACTTCGTGGTGCGTGAAGATGCTCAGCTGCTGTACGGCTTTAACAACAAACAGGAACGCACCCTGTTCAAAGAGCTGATCAAAACCAACGGCGTCGGGCCAAAGCTGGCGCTGGCGATCCTCTCCGGCATGTCGGCGCAGCAGTTTGTCAACGCCGTTGAACGCGAAGATCCCAACGCGCTGGTGAAGCTGCCCGGCATCGGTAAAAAGACAGCTGAGCGCCTGATTGTAGAGATGAAAGACCGCTTCAAAGGCCTGCATGGCGATCTCTTTACGCCAGCCGCGGATCTGGTGCTGACTTCGCCCGCGGGCCCGTCAGCGGACGATGCCGAGCAGGAAGCGGTTGCCGCGCTGGTGGCGCTGGGCTACAAGCCTCAGGAAGCCAGCCGCATGGTCAGTAAACTGGCACGCCCGGATGCCAGCAGTGAAACACTTATTCGTGAAGCGCTTCGCGCCGCGATGTGA
- the ruvC gene encoding crossover junction endodeoxyribonuclease RuvC, whose amino-acid sequence MSIILGIDPGSRITGYGVIRQVGRQLTYLGSGCIRTKVDDLPSRLKLIYAGVSEIITQFQPDFFAIEQVFMAKNADSALKLGQARGVAIVAAVNQDLPVFEYAARQVKQTVVGIGSAEKSQVQHMVRTLLKLPANPQADAADALAIAITHCHVSQNAMQMSEKRLNLARGRLR is encoded by the coding sequence GTGTCAATCATTCTCGGTATTGATCCCGGCTCACGCATCACCGGCTACGGCGTGATCCGCCAGGTCGGCAGACAGCTTACCTACCTTGGCAGCGGCTGTATCCGCACCAAGGTTGACGATCTCCCTTCACGCCTGAAGCTGATTTATGCGGGCGTGTCGGAGATCATCACCCAGTTCCAGCCCGACTTTTTCGCCATTGAGCAGGTGTTTATGGCGAAAAACGCCGACTCGGCGCTAAAGCTCGGGCAGGCGCGCGGGGTGGCGATTGTTGCGGCGGTAAACCAGGACCTGCCGGTCTTTGAGTATGCCGCTCGCCAGGTCAAGCAGACGGTGGTCGGCATCGGTAGCGCGGAGAAGAGTCAGGTGCAGCATATGGTGCGCACCCTGCTCAAGCTGCCCGCTAACCCCCAGGCGGACGCCGCCGATGCGCTGGCAATTGCCATAACCCACTGTCACGTCAGCCAAAACGCCATGCAAATGAGTGAAAAAAGGCTCAATCTTGCGCGAGGGCGGTTACGTTAA
- a CDS encoding YebC/PmpR family DNA-binding transcriptional regulator has product MAGHSKWANTKHRKAAQDAKRGKIFTKIIRELVTAARLGGGDAGSNPRLRAAIDKALSNNMTRDTLNRAIARGVGGDEDANMETIIYEGYGPGGTAVMVECLSDNRNRTVAEVRHAFTKTGGNLGTDGSVAYLFSKKGVISFEQGDEDAIMEAALEAGAEDVVTYDDGAIDVYTAWEEMGAVRDALEAAGLKADSAEVSMIPSTKADMDAETAPKLLRLIDMLEDCDDVQEVYHNGEISDEVAATLE; this is encoded by the coding sequence ATGGCAGGTCACAGTAAATGGGCCAACACCAAACACCGCAAAGCGGCACAGGATGCCAAACGCGGTAAGATCTTTACCAAAATTATTCGTGAGCTGGTAACGGCGGCGCGTCTGGGCGGCGGCGATGCCGGCTCCAACCCGCGTCTGCGTGCGGCAATCGATAAAGCGCTCTCCAACAACATGACTCGCGATACCCTGAACCGCGCCATCGCGCGTGGCGTAGGCGGTGATGAAGACGCGAACATGGAGACCATCATTTATGAAGGTTATGGTCCTGGCGGCACGGCGGTAATGGTAGAGTGTCTCTCTGACAACCGTAACCGTACCGTTGCCGAAGTTCGTCATGCGTTCACCAAAACCGGCGGCAACCTCGGCACCGACGGCTCTGTTGCCTATCTGTTCAGCAAGAAAGGGGTGATCTCCTTCGAGCAGGGCGACGAAGATGCGATCATGGAAGCTGCGCTGGAAGCCGGTGCGGAAGACGTGGTGACCTATGATGACGGCGCGATTGACGTCTACACCGCATGGGAAGAGATGGGCGCCGTGCGCGATGCGCTGGAAGCCGCTGGCCTGAAAGCTGACAGCGCTGAAGTGTCGATGATCCCTTCCACCAAGGCGGACATGGATGCTGAGACCGCGCCGAAGCTGCTGCGCCTGATCGACATGCTGGAAGATTGCGATGACGTGCAGGAGGTTTACCACAACGGTGAGATCTCTGATGAGGTCGCAGCGACCCTCGAATGA
- the nudB gene encoding dihydroneopterin triphosphate diphosphatase, with product MAFKCPVSVLVVIYAQDTKRVLMLQRRDDPNFWQSVTGSLEEGETALQAAVREVKEEVAIDVAAEQLTLIDCQRTVEFEIFMHLRHRYAPGVERNTESWFCLALPHEREIVFTEHLTYRWVDAVDAAALTKSWSNRQAIEEFVINAA from the coding sequence ATGGCATTTAAGTGTCCTGTCTCTGTTCTTGTCGTGATCTACGCCCAGGACACGAAACGGGTGCTGATGCTACAACGACGCGACGATCCCAATTTCTGGCAGTCGGTTACAGGCAGCCTGGAGGAGGGGGAAACCGCGCTGCAGGCCGCCGTGCGTGAAGTAAAGGAAGAGGTCGCCATCGACGTTGCAGCAGAGCAACTGACCTTGATCGACTGTCAGCGCACGGTGGAGTTTGAAATTTTTATGCATTTACGTCATCGCTATGCGCCGGGTGTTGAGCGCAACACGGAATCGTGGTTCTGTCTTGCGCTGCCGCACGAGCGGGAGATTGTGTTCACTGAGCACCTGACCTACCGCTGGGTCGACGCGGTGGATGCCGCCGCCCTGACTAAGTCGTGGAGCAACCGGCAGGCGATTGAAGAGTTTGTAATTAACGCCGCCTGA
- the aspS gene encoding aspartate--tRNA ligase produces MRTEYCGQLRLSHEGQQVTLCGWVNRRRDLGSLIFIDMRDREGIVQVFFDPDRADALKLASELRNEFCIQVTGTVRRRDDKNINSDMATGEIEVLASDLTIINRSESLPLDSNHVNTEEARLKYRYLDLRRPEMANRLKTRAKITSFVRRFMDDHGFLDIETPMLTKATPEGARDYLVPSRVHKGKFYALPQSPQLFKQLLMMSGFDRYYQIVKCFRDEDLRADRQPEFTQIDVETSFMTAPQVREVMEALVRQLWQATINVDLGDFPVMTFAEAERRYGSDKPDLRNPMELVDVADLLKNVEFAVFAGPANDAKGRVAALRVPGGAALSRKQIDDYGNFIKIYGAKGLAYIKVTERAKGLEGITSPVAKFLNAEIIEAILERTGAQDGDMIFFGADNRKVVADAMGALRLKLGKDLSITDESKWAPLWVIDFPMFEEDGEGGLTAMHHPFTAPSNMTPEELKAAPETAIANAYDMVINGYEVGGGSVRIHRGEMQQTVFGILGITEQEQREKFGFLLDALKYGTPPHAGLAFGLDRLTMLLTGTDNIRDVIAFPKTTAAACLMTEAPSFANQAALAELGIEVIKKSENS; encoded by the coding sequence ATGCGTACAGAATATTGCGGACAGCTTCGACTGTCCCACGAGGGGCAGCAGGTGACTCTGTGTGGTTGGGTCAACCGCCGCCGCGATCTCGGCAGCCTGATCTTTATCGATATGCGCGACCGTGAAGGTATCGTGCAGGTGTTCTTCGATCCGGATCGCGCAGATGCGTTAAAGCTGGCCTCTGAACTGCGTAATGAGTTCTGCATCCAGGTCACCGGCACCGTGCGCCGCCGTGACGATAAAAACATCAACAGCGATATGGCCACCGGCGAAATTGAAGTGCTGGCCTCCGATCTGACCATCATCAACCGTTCAGAATCGCTGCCGCTCGACTCCAACCACGTCAACACCGAAGAGGCGCGTCTCAAGTACCGCTATCTGGATCTGCGTCGCCCGGAGATGGCCAACCGCCTGAAGACCCGCGCGAAGATCACCAGCTTCGTGCGCCGTTTCATGGACGATCACGGTTTCCTCGATATCGAAACCCCGATGCTGACCAAGGCCACTCCGGAAGGGGCGCGTGACTATCTGGTTCCGAGCCGCGTGCACAAAGGCAAATTCTACGCGCTGCCGCAGTCTCCGCAGCTGTTCAAACAGTTGCTGATGATGTCCGGCTTTGACCGCTACTACCAGATCGTCAAATGCTTCCGTGATGAAGACCTGCGTGCGGATCGTCAGCCTGAATTTACCCAGATCGACGTTGAAACCTCCTTCATGACCGCGCCGCAGGTGCGTGAGGTAATGGAGGCGCTGGTGCGTCAGCTGTGGCAGGCCACCATTAACGTGGACCTGGGCGACTTCCCGGTGATGACCTTTGCCGAGGCCGAGCGCCGCTACGGCTCTGACAAGCCAGACCTGCGTAACCCGATGGAGCTGGTGGACGTTGCTGACCTGCTGAAAAACGTTGAATTCGCCGTGTTTGCTGGCCCGGCCAACGATGCCAAAGGCCGCGTGGCTGCCCTGCGCGTGCCGGGTGGCGCTGCCCTGAGCCGTAAGCAGATTGACGACTACGGCAACTTCATTAAGATCTACGGCGCGAAAGGGCTGGCCTACATCAAGGTCACCGAGCGTGCGAAAGGTCTGGAAGGCATCACCAGCCCGGTGGCGAAGTTCCTGAACGCTGAGATCATCGAAGCGATTCTGGAGCGTACCGGTGCGCAAGATGGCGATATGATCTTCTTCGGCGCAGACAACCGTAAAGTGGTTGCCGACGCGATGGGCGCGCTGCGCCTCAAGCTGGGTAAAGACCTGAGCATCACCGACGAAAGCAAGTGGGCACCGCTGTGGGTCATCGATTTCCCGATGTTCGAAGAGGACGGCGAAGGCGGTCTGACCGCGATGCACCACCCGTTCACCGCGCCAAGCAACATGACCCCGGAAGAGCTGAAGGCCGCGCCGGAAACGGCTATCGCTAACGCCTACGATATGGTCATCAACGGCTATGAAGTGGGTGGGGGTTCAGTGCGTATTCACCGCGGCGAAATGCAGCAGACGGTGTTTGGCATCCTCGGTATTACCGAACAGGAGCAGCGCGAGAAGTTCGGCTTCCTGCTCGACGCCCTGAAGTACGGTACGCCGCCGCACGCGGGCCTGGCCTTCGGCCTCGATCGCCTGACCATGCTGCTGACCGGCACCGATAACATTCGTGACGTGATCGCCTTCCCGAAAACTACCGCCGCTGCCTGCCTGATGACCGAAGCACCAAGCTTCGCCAACCAGGCCGCGCTGGCCGAGCTGGGTATTGAAGTGATCAAAAAGTCTGAGAATAGCTGA
- a CDS encoding putative T6SS immunity periplasmic lipoprotein gives MKRMAILVPLCLLLAGCPGGSREAKELGEWKPISISANNVCFSVNSKDVLSRYTLTAHENGYQQLLLGDFVHLSYPNTCFTLKLKSGSAYSVSYTLNSKVYYYTFVVDKSGEKDAARLKTDL, from the coding sequence ATGAAAAGGATGGCAATATTGGTTCCATTGTGTTTACTGTTAGCGGGTTGTCCTGGGGGAAGCAGAGAAGCAAAAGAGCTTGGTGAATGGAAACCCATAAGTATCAGTGCGAATAACGTCTGCTTTAGCGTTAATTCTAAGGATGTTTTAAGTCGCTACACGCTAACCGCTCATGAAAATGGATATCAACAGTTACTTCTCGGTGATTTTGTACATCTCTCTTATCCCAATACCTGTTTTACCCTGAAATTAAAATCGGGTAGCGCTTATTCAGTGAGTTATACCCTGAATAGTAAAGTTTATTATTATACATTTGTTGTTGATAAGAGTGGAGAGAAGGACGCGGCCCGCCTAAAAACTGACCTTTAG
- a CDS encoding hydrolase has protein sequence MPELNAKTTALVVIDLQEGILPFAGGPHTADEVVARAARLAETFRANGAPVVMVRVGWSADFAEALKQPVDAPIGGHALPPEWWHYPVALGKRDSDIEVTKRQWGAFYGTDLELQLRRRGIDTIVLCGISTNIGVESTARNAWELGFNLIVVEDACSAASSEQHQGSFTHIFPRIGRVRSTEEILTAL, from the coding sequence ATGCCAGAACTTAACGCGAAAACAACTGCCCTTGTGGTTATCGATCTTCAGGAGGGTATTCTGCCGTTTGCCGGTGGCCCTCATACGGCAGATGAGGTTGTTGCTCGCGCCGCGCGGCTGGCGGAGACGTTTCGCGCCAACGGTGCGCCGGTGGTGATGGTACGCGTGGGCTGGTCAGCTGATTTCGCCGAGGCGCTCAAGCAGCCCGTCGACGCCCCCATCGGTGGCCACGCCCTGCCGCCGGAGTGGTGGCACTATCCGGTGGCGCTCGGCAAGCGCGACAGCGATATCGAGGTGACTAAACGCCAGTGGGGCGCCTTCTACGGCACCGATCTGGAGCTACAGCTGCGCCGCCGGGGTATCGACACCATCGTGCTGTGCGGTATCTCCACCAACATCGGCGTTGAATCCACCGCCCGCAACGCGTGGGAGCTGGGCTTTAACCTGATCGTAGTAGAGGACGCCTGCAGCGCCGCCAGCAGCGAACAGCATCAGGGCAGCTTTACGCATATCTTCCCGCGCATTGGCCGGGTACGTAGCACCGAAGAGATCCTTACCGCGCTATGA
- a CDS encoding DUF72 domain-containing protein: MIYIGLPQWSHPKWVRLGITDLEAYARHFNCVEGNTTLYALPKADIVARWHAQTTDAFRFCFKFPATISHQARLRQCGDLTEEFFSRMAPLAERIGQYWLQLPASFAPQDLPALWAFLDSLPEDFRYGVEVRHQEFFAKGDAETELNRGLHARGVNRVILDSRPVHSALPRSEAVIEAQRKKPVVPVHAVVTAQHPMVRFIGSDDMAQNSALFAVWLEKLALWEKSTTPYLFLHTPDIAEAPILVDTLWAALRRAVPSVGSAPSIPQQSSLF; encoded by the coding sequence ATGATCTACATTGGCCTGCCGCAGTGGTCGCACCCGAAGTGGGTGCGCCTTGGCATCACCGACCTTGAAGCATACGCCCGCCACTTTAACTGTGTGGAGGGTAACACCACGCTCTATGCCCTGCCAAAGGCCGATATCGTGGCGCGCTGGCACGCCCAGACCACCGACGCCTTTCGCTTCTGCTTTAAGTTCCCGGCCACCATCTCGCATCAGGCGCGGCTGCGCCAGTGCGGCGATCTCACCGAGGAGTTTTTTAGCCGCATGGCCCCGCTGGCGGAGCGGATAGGGCAGTACTGGCTCCAGTTGCCCGCCTCGTTTGCGCCGCAGGATCTGCCCGCCCTGTGGGCTTTCCTCGACAGCTTGCCTGAGGATTTTCGCTATGGGGTAGAGGTACGCCATCAGGAATTTTTCGCCAAGGGCGATGCGGAAACAGAGCTTAACCGCGGCCTGCATGCGCGGGGCGTCAACCGGGTGATCCTCGACAGTCGTCCGGTGCACAGCGCCCTTCCCCGCAGCGAAGCGGTCATTGAAGCCCAGCGCAAAAAACCCGTGGTACCGGTGCATGCGGTGGTCACGGCTCAGCATCCGATGGTGCGCTTTATCGGCAGCGATGACATGGCGCAGAACAGCGCCCTCTTTGCCGTCTGGCTGGAGAAACTGGCCCTCTGGGAGAAAAGCACCACGCCCTATCTCTTTCTGCATACGCCCGATATTGCCGAAGCCCCGATCCTGGTCGATACCCTGTGGGCCGCGCTACGGCGCGCTGTCCCCTCCGTGGGTTCGGCACCGTCAATTCCGCAACAATCCTCTCTTTTCTGA
- a CDS encoding MAPEG family protein, with protein sequence MVSALYAVLGVLLLIKLSFDVVRLRMQYRVSYGDGGFSELQTAIRIHGNAVEYLPGGLILLLFMEMNGAETWMVHVCGLLLIAGRLMHYYGLHHQLMRWRRSGMSATWCSLVLMVLANLWFMPWELVFSVH encoded by the coding sequence ATGGTAAGCGCGCTGTATGCCGTGCTGGGTGTTCTGCTGCTGATTAAGTTATCTTTTGACGTTGTGCGCCTGCGTATGCAGTACCGGGTGTCGTATGGCGATGGCGGCTTTAGCGAGCTACAGACCGCGATTCGCATTCATGGCAATGCGGTAGAGTATCTTCCCGGCGGCCTGATCCTGCTGCTATTTATGGAGATGAACGGCGCAGAGACGTGGATGGTACACGTCTGTGGACTGCTGCTGATTGCCGGTCGCCTGATGCACTACTACGGTTTGCATCACCAGTTGATGCGCTGGCGGCGTTCTGGCATGAGTGCCACCTGGTGTTCGCTGGTGCTGATGGTGCTGGCAAACCTCTGGTTCATGCCCTGGGAGTTGGTTTTCTCTGTGCATTAG